In Gloeomargarita sp. SKYB120, the genomic stretch GCTATGCAGGCGCAACAGTTGGCCCAAAACCGGTTTTAAGCGGGTGCGCGGCACAATCATGTCCACAAACCCGTGCTGCAACAGGTATTCCGCCGTTTGAAAGTCGTCCGGCAGTTTCTCGCGCAGGGTCTGTTCAATCACGCGCCGCCCCGCAAACCCGATGAGGGCTTTAGGTTCCGCCAAGATTAAGTCCCCGAGCATCGCAAAGCTAGCGGTGACCCCGCCAGTGGTCGGATGGGTGAGTACGCTGATATAGAGCAAGTTCGCTTGCCGGTGCCGTCCCAATGCCGCCGCGGTCTTGGCCATTTGCATGAGGCTCAGCATGCCCTCTTGCATCCGCGCGCCCCCCGACGCGCATACCAAAATCACGGGCAACCGGCTCTGGGTCGCAGTTTCCACCAGGCGAGCAATTTTTTCGCCCACAACGGACCCCATACTCCCGCCCATGAAGTTGAAGTCCATCACGCCTAGGGCCACTGGCCATCCTTCGATTTGACCTAGGCCCGTCTGGATGGCGTCTTTGAGACCTGTTTTGTGCTGCATCTCCCGCAGGCGCTCGCTGTAGGGTTTGCGGTCCACAAAGTGCAGGGGGTCTGCCGGCGTCAGGTGTTCGTTGAGCGGTTGCCAGGTGTCGGCATCCACCAGTTGTTTAATCCGTTCCTGACTCGTGACGGGGTGGTGATAGCCGCACTCAGGACAGACTTTGTAGTTCAGATGTAAATCCTTGGTGTAGGTCAACGCCCCGCAAGCCAGGCATTTGGTCCACAGGCCGTCGGCAATTTCCCGCTGTTGATACTCCTGGCTCAGCGGAGCCGCCTTGGGTCGCTTGGC encodes the following:
- the accD gene encoding acetyl-CoA carboxylase, carboxyltransferase subunit beta, whose product is MSLFDWFAKRPKAAPLSQEYQQREIADGLWTKCLACGALTYTKDLHLNYKVCPECGYHHPVTSQERIKQLVDADTWQPLNEHLTPADPLHFVDRKPYSERLREMQHKTGLKDAIQTGLGQIEGWPVALGVMDFNFMGGSMGSVVGEKIARLVETATQSRLPVILVCASGGARMQEGMLSLMQMAKTAAALGRHRQANLLYISVLTHPTTGGVTASFAMLGDLILAEPKALIGFAGRRVIEQTLREKLPDDFQTAEYLLQHGFVDMIVPRTRLKPVLGQLLRLHSPVQQTGGHRYVTPGFLLS